One window of Leucobacter komagatae genomic DNA carries:
- a CDS encoding ABC transporter ATP-binding protein, whose product MSNQLVFDSVSITYGHGISSFKAVNDVSLELRAGEVLGLVGESGSGKSTLARAAVGLAEPSDGRVVLEGSEISHARGKMLRERRRVQMIFQDPQSCFNPRRTIGQSLDEALVAAHKRDGSAIPAVRARKDEISNLLRAVALPADTAQRMPTQLSGGQRQRVAVARAIAAKPAVILADEITSALDVSVQGSVLNLLKQLQRDLGFSMLFISHNLAVVRLVCDRVAVMRQGSLVEVGETLDVMHEPQHDYTRELIAAVPTL is encoded by the coding sequence GTGAGCAACCAACTCGTATTCGACTCGGTGAGCATCACCTACGGCCACGGCATTTCCTCGTTCAAAGCGGTGAACGACGTGAGCCTCGAGCTGCGAGCGGGCGAGGTGCTCGGCCTCGTCGGTGAGTCTGGCTCGGGCAAGTCGACCCTCGCCCGCGCCGCGGTCGGCCTCGCCGAACCGTCTGACGGTCGGGTCGTGCTTGAGGGGAGCGAGATCTCGCACGCACGCGGCAAGATGCTGCGGGAGCGGCGGCGGGTGCAGATGATCTTCCAAGACCCGCAGTCGTGCTTCAACCCCCGACGCACGATTGGGCAGTCGCTCGATGAGGCCCTCGTCGCGGCGCACAAGCGTGACGGCTCGGCGATCCCCGCGGTACGCGCTCGCAAAGACGAAATCTCGAACCTGCTGCGAGCCGTGGCTCTCCCAGCTGACACCGCGCAGCGGATGCCCACGCAGCTCTCCGGCGGCCAGAGGCAGCGCGTCGCTGTGGCGCGAGCGATCGCGGCGAAGCCCGCCGTGATCCTCGCCGACGAGATTACCTCGGCGCTCGACGTCTCCGTGCAGGGCTCGGTGCTCAACCTGCTTAAGCAGCTGCAGCGCGACCTCGGCTTCTCGATGCTGTTCATCAGCCACAACCTCGCCGTCGTCCGGCTCGTGTGCGACCGCGTTGCGGTGATGCGCCAGGGCAGCCTCGTTGAGGTGGGGGAGACGCTCGACGTCATGCACGAGCCGCAGCACGACTACACCCGCGAGCTCATCGCCGCGGTACCCACGCTGTAA
- a CDS encoding dipeptide/oligopeptide/nickel ABC transporter permease/ATP-binding protein: MTMTQRLLAVLRTPLGIASMVTLGALLFLAIFAPIIWGEQAAVTNASQISQPPSAEHVFGTDGSGRDILLRTLVATRLSIVMALTATIIGIVCGVVLGLMPLVLGGRAGRWLVAGINIGVAFPGLLLAIAFSVILGQSAMAASFAIAIAMMPNYGRLVHNLAASVWGRDYVSAALVLGVPKRQIVFRHVLPNIRDPLLVNATLTAGGTLLAFAGLSFLGLGVQVPQYDWGRMLNEGISRIFVTPTLALVPGMAIILAGMTFVLLGEVLNRTLRTGVQRNLSSRLLKKLKLSRAENAAEVKRRGENIATDASSDTVLSVRGLKVFAPQGGTSLRPLVDGVSFDVGRGEIVGVVGESGSGKSLTLMSIAGLLEAPLHVTSRSASFDGEDLVLSEEGHPRSLDHHFGTKLAMVFQDPMSSLNPALHVGTQVAESGLLHLDMSKAEAKDAAIERLNAVKIPDAERRYSQYPHEYSGGMRQRAMIAAGLMGKPSLILADEPTTALDVTVQAGILKLLKQINEEDGTAIMFVSHDIAVVTSLCTRVLVMYRGRIVEDISSEELRNGNAAHPYTQALMATVPTMESPRGEAMASIPDDADFSGTSPIGVIEAVMPPTGAVRLIDFEGALK; this comes from the coding sequence ATGACAATGACACAGCGCTTGCTCGCAGTACTGCGCACGCCGCTCGGCATCGCCTCAATGGTGACCCTCGGCGCCCTCCTGTTCCTCGCGATCTTCGCCCCCATCATCTGGGGCGAGCAGGCCGCGGTCACGAACGCGAGCCAGATCTCGCAGCCGCCGAGCGCCGAGCACGTGTTCGGCACCGACGGCAGCGGCCGCGACATTCTGCTGCGCACGCTCGTTGCGACGCGCCTGTCGATCGTGATGGCGCTCACCGCCACCATCATCGGTATCGTCTGCGGCGTCGTGCTCGGCCTCATGCCGCTCGTACTCGGCGGTCGCGCAGGCCGGTGGCTCGTCGCAGGTATCAACATCGGTGTTGCGTTCCCGGGCCTGCTGCTCGCGATCGCCTTCTCCGTGATCCTTGGACAGAGCGCGATGGCGGCGAGCTTCGCGATTGCGATCGCGATGATGCCGAACTACGGGCGCCTCGTGCACAACCTCGCCGCGTCGGTGTGGGGGCGCGACTACGTCTCCGCCGCGCTCGTGCTCGGCGTGCCGAAGCGCCAGATCGTGTTCAGGCACGTGCTGCCGAACATCCGCGACCCGCTGCTCGTGAACGCCACGCTCACCGCGGGCGGCACCCTGCTCGCGTTCGCTGGCCTCTCGTTCCTCGGTCTCGGCGTTCAAGTGCCGCAGTACGACTGGGGCCGCATGCTCAACGAGGGCATCAGCCGCATCTTCGTCACCCCGACCCTGGCGCTCGTGCCCGGCATGGCGATCATCCTCGCAGGCATGACCTTCGTGCTCCTGGGCGAGGTGCTCAATCGCACGCTCCGCACCGGTGTGCAGCGCAACCTCTCGTCGCGCCTGCTCAAGAAGCTCAAGCTGTCTCGCGCTGAGAACGCTGCCGAGGTGAAGCGCCGGGGCGAGAACATTGCGACCGACGCGTCGAGCGACACGGTGCTCTCTGTTCGTGGCCTGAAGGTGTTCGCGCCGCAGGGCGGAACGTCGCTTCGCCCGCTCGTCGATGGCGTCTCGTTCGACGTCGGTCGCGGCGAGATCGTCGGTGTCGTCGGCGAATCGGGATCGGGGAAGAGCCTCACGCTCATGTCGATCGCCGGGCTGCTCGAAGCACCGCTGCACGTTACGTCGCGCTCGGCGAGTTTCGACGGGGAAGACCTCGTGCTCAGCGAAGAGGGGCACCCCAGGTCGCTCGACCACCACTTCGGCACCAAGCTCGCGATGGTGTTCCAAGACCCGATGTCGTCGCTGAACCCGGCGCTTCACGTCGGTACCCAGGTCGCTGAGAGCGGGCTGCTGCACCTCGACATGAGCAAGGCCGAGGCGAAGGACGCGGCGATCGAGCGGTTGAACGCCGTGAAGATTCCCGACGCCGAGCGCCGCTACTCGCAGTACCCGCACGAGTACTCGGGCGGCATGCGCCAGCGCGCGATGATTGCCGCGGGGCTTATGGGCAAGCCGTCGCTGATTCTCGCCGACGAGCCGACCACCGCGCTCGACGTCACCGTGCAAGCAGGCATCCTCAAGCTGCTCAAGCAGATCAATGAGGAGGACGGTACGGCGATCATGTTCGTCTCGCACGACATCGCCGTGGTGACCTCGCTCTGCACGCGCGTGCTCGTGATGTACCGGGGTCGGATCGTGGAAGACATCAGTTCCGAGGAGCTGCGGAACGGCAACGCCGCTCACCCCTACACGCAGGCGCTCATGGCAACCGTTCCGACGATGGAGAGTCCGCGAGGCGAGGCGATGGCGTCGATCCCCGACGACGCTGACTTCTCGGGCACCTCGCCCATCGGTGTCATCGAGGCCGTCATGCCGCCAACCGGCGCGGTGCGCCTGATCGACTTTGAAGGAGCCCTGAAGTGA
- a CDS encoding ABC transporter permease, producing the protein MPAISASPITDTETPKPQKRESFLARKPWAAYLLRRGGYFVVSMFVLITVTFLLMQLIPGDPARVSAGENASPEAVEARRVELGLDRPVIVQYFSFWKGLFTGDLGESISSRMPVIDVIMQRAPATLEIAWSAVAIALFVAVCLGLTFGALTHGERRPGVDAGFNSVTAVLALIPEFLAGILLVYFFAVTLDLLPVAGREDFTSYILPVTALAFGPAAGLTRIVRAETLTVLQQDYVRTARARRMSPVRLYRKHVLPNLLTSTLTISGMALGGMIAGTVIVEGIFAWPGLGGVIVQSIQGKDYPLVQAIIIFYGAVVLLINLVIDVLLILLDPRTALDKS; encoded by the coding sequence ATGCCAGCAATTTCTGCGAGTCCAATAACGGACACTGAGACACCCAAACCGCAGAAGCGGGAGTCGTTCTTGGCCCGCAAGCCCTGGGCAGCGTACCTGCTCCGCCGCGGCGGCTACTTCGTTGTCTCGATGTTCGTGCTCATCACGGTCACGTTCTTGCTGATGCAGCTCATCCCCGGCGACCCCGCGCGCGTGTCGGCCGGCGAGAACGCCTCGCCCGAAGCCGTCGAAGCGCGTCGCGTCGAGCTCGGCCTCGACCGGCCGGTCATCGTCCAGTACTTCTCGTTCTGGAAGGGGCTCTTCACGGGCGACCTCGGTGAGTCGATCAGCTCGCGCATGCCGGTGATCGACGTCATCATGCAGCGCGCTCCTGCGACGCTTGAGATCGCGTGGTCGGCCGTCGCGATCGCGCTCTTCGTCGCGGTTTGCCTCGGCCTGACATTTGGTGCGCTCACGCACGGCGAACGTCGCCCCGGCGTCGACGCCGGCTTCAACTCGGTGACCGCGGTGCTCGCGCTCATCCCCGAGTTCCTCGCCGGGATCCTGCTCGTCTACTTCTTCGCGGTGACGCTCGACCTGCTGCCGGTCGCGGGAAGGGAGGATTTCACGTCGTATATCCTGCCGGTCACGGCGCTGGCCTTCGGGCCGGCCGCGGGCCTCACCCGCATCGTGCGGGCCGAGACGCTCACCGTGCTGCAGCAGGACTACGTTCGCACCGCCCGAGCGCGGCGCATGTCGCCGGTGCGCCTGTACCGCAAGCACGTGCTTCCGAACCTGCTCACGTCGACGCTGACGATCTCGGGCATGGCGCTCGGCGGCATGATCGCGGGAACCGTCATCGTCGAGGGTATTTTCGCGTGGCCCGGCCTCGGCGGCGTCATCGTCCAGTCGATCCAGGGCAAGGACTACCCGCTCGTTCAGGCGATCATCATCTTCTACGGGGCAGTGGTGCTGCTCATCAACCTCGTTATCGACGTCCTGCTGATCCTGCTGGATCCCCGTACCGCATTGGATAAATCATGA
- a CDS encoding M55 family metallopeptidase has translation MRVYISIDMEGVAGIATMDQVVRGGHGYPRAQQLMTGEANAAIEGAFAGGATEVTINDSHGTMDNLIHEDLDQRARVVFGSPKLDCMAEGIDKDHDVALFIGYHAAAGGPGVMAHTYSSLFAEVRVNGTSVSEADVNALQAAAVGVPVALLTGDDVICADIAASLPGIATVTVKDSHGYNAADSVSPTESRRLIHDAAKRAVENASSLTVAPTPEIIEVEIDMPNIPSAELAQMIPTAERTAIRTIKLTARSPREAVNFITACYQFAAASLRGMLPLINR, from the coding sequence ATGCGCGTATACATTTCGATCGATATGGAGGGTGTCGCCGGCATCGCCACGATGGACCAGGTTGTCCGAGGCGGCCACGGCTACCCGCGCGCACAGCAGCTCATGACCGGCGAGGCGAACGCGGCCATCGAGGGAGCATTCGCGGGCGGCGCGACCGAGGTGACCATCAACGACAGCCACGGCACGATGGACAACCTCATTCACGAGGACCTCGACCAGCGCGCCCGCGTCGTGTTCGGCAGCCCCAAGCTTGACTGTATGGCCGAGGGCATCGACAAAGACCACGACGTCGCGCTCTTCATCGGCTACCACGCGGCCGCAGGAGGGCCCGGGGTCATGGCGCACACCTACTCATCGCTCTTCGCCGAGGTGCGCGTCAACGGCACCTCGGTCTCCGAGGCCGACGTAAACGCGCTGCAGGCGGCCGCGGTCGGCGTACCCGTCGCGCTCCTCACCGGCGACGACGTGATCTGCGCCGACATCGCGGCCTCCCTCCCCGGCATTGCGACGGTGACCGTGAAAGACTCGCACGGCTACAACGCGGCTGACTCCGTCTCCCCCACCGAGTCGCGCCGCCTCATCCACGACGCGGCGAAGCGCGCCGTGGAGAACGCCTCGTCACTCACCGTCGCCCCCACCCCCGAGATCATCGAGGTGGAGATCGATATGCCGAACATCCCCTCCGCGGAACTCGCGCAGATGATCCCGACGGCAGAGCGCACCGCGATCCGCACGATCAAGCTCACCGCGCGCTCGCCGCGCGAGGCCGTGAACTTCATCACCGCGTGCTACCAGTTCGCCGCCGCGTCGCTGCGCGGCATGCTGCCGCTCATCAACCGCTAA
- a CDS encoding serine hydrolase, producing MSTKLIDEDTLTAQIAKVAEDAGVFAFAHARDIDTGREVGFRSDDPTVTASVFKVPVLVEYVRQVAAGELDPAQRIEVSPSEATMGPTGLSVFSDVADWSLRDIATSMITVSDNAATDIVTGLVTVDRVNSTMRELGLPGTQLTGDCSVIFDDIAKDLAAAGIGTIDGMASVDYDTAATFTAATPEKTNRTTPREATSLLQQIWTDAAATPEACAEARRILGMQVWPHRLSAGFPRDDVKISGKTGTIGMVRNEIGVVEFPGGKRHAIAVFLRGKTLQSRNPAADRAIGDIARLLSDALG from the coding sequence ATGAGCACGAAACTTATCGATGAAGATACCCTCACCGCCCAGATCGCCAAGGTCGCCGAAGACGCGGGGGTGTTCGCGTTCGCGCACGCCCGTGACATTGACACAGGTCGAGAGGTCGGCTTCCGCTCTGACGACCCCACCGTGACGGCCTCGGTCTTCAAAGTTCCCGTGCTCGTCGAGTACGTGCGCCAGGTGGCCGCGGGAGAGCTTGACCCCGCGCAGCGCATCGAGGTATCGCCGTCGGAGGCAACCATGGGCCCCACGGGCCTGAGCGTGTTCTCGGACGTCGCCGACTGGTCGCTGCGCGACATCGCGACCTCGATGATCACGGTGAGCGACAACGCGGCGACCGACATCGTCACCGGGCTTGTCACTGTGGATCGCGTCAACTCGACGATGCGTGAGCTCGGGCTGCCAGGCACGCAGCTCACCGGTGACTGCTCGGTGATTTTCGACGACATCGCGAAGGATCTCGCGGCGGCCGGCATCGGCACCATCGACGGCATGGCGAGCGTGGACTACGACACCGCCGCGACCTTCACCGCCGCGACCCCTGAAAAGACCAACCGCACGACGCCGCGCGAGGCGACGTCGCTTCTGCAGCAGATCTGGACGGACGCCGCGGCGACGCCCGAGGCGTGCGCCGAGGCGCGCCGCATCCTCGGTATGCAGGTGTGGCCGCACCGCCTGAGCGCCGGCTTCCCGCGTGACGACGTGAAGATCAGCGGCAAGACCGGCACGATCGGCATGGTGCGCAACGAGATCGGTGTGGTCGAGTTCCCGGGTGGCAAGCGCCACGCGATCGCCGTCTTCCTGCGCGGCAAGACGCTGCAGTCGCGCAACCCTGCGGCAGACCGCGCGATCGGTGACATCGCGCGCCTGCTCTCCGACGCACTCGGCTAG
- a CDS encoding Glu/Leu/Phe/Val dehydrogenase dimerization domain-containing protein has protein sequence MTSASTLAQPALADENVAGSFPFLDHEKVNISTGARSGLTIIVAVHSTKLGPALGGCRVWSYSGWGEALADALRLSRGMTSKNALAGLQLGGGKSVIVLEPGQQLTGELRRNAFLDLGDAVEALGGAYLTAEDVGTTAADMAVVSELTEHAVGLPADQGGLGDPGAYTARGVYSALRETLRRTHGSTDPKGRKITIVGLGHVGSALAERLAAEGAVLTLSDINDAKQELARELGADWVAPAEAHRVPADVFMPAGVGGMLSPQVIDELEVAAVVGPANNQLAQATGAEQLASRGILYAPDYLVNAGGVLYLGAEGDTIDERIARIDAIGDTLSRVFDEAEARGITTVVAADNLVNELLGK, from the coding sequence ATGACTAGTGCTTCTACCCTGGCCCAGCCCGCTCTCGCCGATGAGAACGTCGCCGGTTCGTTTCCGTTCCTCGACCACGAGAAGGTCAACATTTCGACGGGGGCCCGTTCGGGGCTCACGATTATCGTCGCCGTGCACAGCACCAAGCTCGGCCCCGCGCTCGGCGGGTGCCGCGTGTGGAGCTACAGCGGCTGGGGCGAGGCGCTCGCCGACGCGCTGCGCCTGTCGCGGGGCATGACCTCGAAGAACGCGCTCGCTGGCCTCCAGCTCGGCGGAGGCAAGTCAGTTATCGTGCTTGAGCCGGGCCAGCAGCTTACGGGCGAACTGCGACGGAACGCGTTCCTCGACCTCGGCGACGCCGTCGAGGCGCTCGGCGGCGCATACCTCACCGCCGAAGACGTCGGCACGACCGCGGCCGACATGGCCGTCGTCTCCGAGCTCACCGAGCACGCCGTCGGCCTGCCAGCCGACCAGGGTGGCCTCGGTGACCCGGGTGCCTACACGGCGCGCGGCGTCTACTCCGCGCTCCGCGAGACGCTCCGCCGCACACACGGCAGCACCGACCCCAAGGGGCGCAAGATCACGATCGTGGGTCTTGGCCACGTAGGATCCGCGCTCGCCGAGCGCCTCGCCGCCGAGGGCGCCGTGCTCACCCTGTCGGACATCAACGACGCGAAGCAGGAGCTCGCTCGTGAGCTCGGCGCCGACTGGGTCGCGCCCGCCGAAGCTCACCGCGTTCCCGCGGACGTCTTCATGCCCGCGGGCGTCGGCGGCATGCTCTCGCCGCAGGTGATCGACGAGCTCGAGGTCGCCGCGGTCGTCGGCCCTGCCAACAACCAGCTCGCGCAGGCGACCGGCGCGGAACAGCTCGCCTCGCGCGGGATACTCTACGCCCCCGACTACCTCGTCAACGCCGGCGGCGTGCTCTACCTCGGTGCCGAGGGCGACACGATCGACGAGCGCATCGCGCGCATCGACGCGATCGGCGACACGCTCTCGCGCGTCTTCGACGAGGCCGAAGCTCGCGGCATCACCACAGTGGTCGCCGCAGACAACCTCGTGAACGAGCTGCTCGGAAAGTAG
- a CDS encoding Lrp/AsnC family transcriptional regulator, which yields MHVLDATDRRILTVLDAEPRATVQAIAYRLGLARGTVHTRLDKLQTSGALRANSLRLDPPALGWPLRARITAEANQEELEGMIADLELIPEITECFAVSGPSDLAIEIVARDADDVYRVTQEIMKCRGVIRTSTAIMLRGLIARRQHQLL from the coding sequence ATGCATGTCCTTGACGCCACCGACCGCCGGATCCTCACGGTCCTCGACGCCGAGCCGCGGGCCACCGTGCAGGCCATCGCGTACCGGCTCGGGCTCGCGCGCGGCACGGTGCACACCCGGCTCGACAAGCTGCAGACCTCGGGCGCCCTCAGAGCAAACTCGCTACGCCTCGACCCGCCGGCCCTCGGCTGGCCGTTGCGCGCCCGCATCACGGCCGAGGCAAATCAGGAAGAGCTCGAGGGCATGATTGCCGACCTCGAGCTCATCCCTGAGATCACCGAGTGCTTCGCCGTCTCTGGCCCGAGCGACCTCGCGATCGAGATCGTCGCCCGCGACGCCGACGACGTCTACCGCGTCACGCAAGAGATCATGAAGTGCCGCGGCGTCATCCGCACGTCGACCGCCATCATGCTCCGCGGGCTGATCGCTAGGCGCCAGCACCAGCTGCTGTAG
- a CDS encoding FAD-dependent monooxygenase, with amino-acid sequence MQFHHHGYVSTDPRVLPADGVGLNRPDELPDEVDVLIVGSGPAGIVAAAQLAQFPNVVTRVVERRDSRLVLGQADGIQARSVETFQAFGFARQIIDEAYQITETNFWTPDPENPAHIVRSSVTDDDPAGISEFPHLIVNQARVIDYFAEYARRAPARGDVDYGYEFEGLEVGSGEYPVAVTLREVTGQSGAGINADASSDAARGKTRVVRAKYVIGADGASSRVRRSIGGSLSGSTSMHAWGVMDVLAVTDFPDIRKKCIIHSEAGSILHIPREGNHLCRIYVDLGEVAEGDDRRVRDTPLEDVIAKANAILSPYTIDVRDVPWHSVYEVGHRLTDRFDDAETSPDGKGRVFLMGDACHTHSAKAGQGMNVSMQDGWNLGWKLGYVLDGRSPESLLGTYSEERRVTAKNLIDFDREWSTLMAKKPEEFDSPSQLEEFYVQTAEFPAGFMTEYTDSMLTSGLEYQALAAGFPIGKRFKSVMTTRVADAVPVHLGHHHRADGRYRVYAFADRSGERLGRWADWMLGNEASPIKRFTPAGADLDSIFDVKAVLQQPHREVRLEQQSKLFLPASGPLGMTDYEKIYAANADEDIFELRDVSRDGAVVVVRPDQYVAAVLPLDAPEALGEFLAGAFLDRN; translated from the coding sequence ATGCAGTTCCACCATCATGGCTATGTTTCCACGGATCCTCGCGTGCTGCCAGCCGACGGCGTGGGGCTGAACCGCCCCGACGAGCTGCCCGACGAAGTTGACGTCTTGATCGTCGGCTCGGGCCCCGCCGGAATCGTCGCGGCCGCGCAGCTCGCCCAGTTCCCGAACGTCGTCACCCGTGTCGTCGAGCGCCGCGACTCGCGCCTTGTGCTCGGCCAGGCCGACGGGATCCAGGCTCGCAGCGTTGAGACGTTCCAGGCCTTTGGGTTCGCCCGCCAGATCATTGACGAGGCCTACCAGATCACCGAGACGAACTTCTGGACGCCCGACCCCGAGAACCCCGCGCACATCGTACGCAGCTCGGTCACCGACGATGACCCGGCGGGCATCAGCGAGTTCCCGCACCTCATCGTGAATCAGGCCCGCGTGATCGACTATTTCGCCGAGTATGCGCGCAGGGCGCCCGCACGCGGTGACGTCGATTACGGCTACGAGTTCGAAGGGCTCGAAGTTGGCTCGGGGGAGTACCCCGTCGCGGTCACGCTTCGCGAGGTCACCGGCCAGAGTGGCGCAGGTATTAACGCCGATGCCTCGTCTGACGCCGCGCGCGGCAAGACGCGCGTCGTGCGGGCGAAGTACGTGATCGGTGCAGACGGGGCCAGCTCCCGCGTGCGCCGGTCGATCGGCGGGTCGCTTTCGGGGTCGACGTCGATGCATGCCTGGGGCGTCATGGACGTGCTCGCCGTGACCGACTTCCCTGACATTCGCAAGAAGTGCATCATCCACTCCGAGGCCGGAAGCATCTTGCATATTCCGCGCGAGGGGAACCACCTGTGCCGGATCTACGTCGATCTCGGCGAGGTCGCCGAGGGTGACGACCGCCGGGTCCGGGACACGCCGCTCGAGGACGTGATCGCCAAAGCGAACGCGATCCTCAGCCCCTACACGATCGACGTTCGCGACGTTCCGTGGCACAGCGTGTACGAGGTGGGCCACCGGCTCACCGACCGCTTCGACGACGCCGAGACGTCGCCCGACGGCAAAGGCCGCGTGTTCCTGATGGGCGACGCCTGCCATACGCACAGCGCGAAGGCGGGCCAGGGCATGAACGTCTCGATGCAGGACGGCTGGAACCTGGGTTGGAAGCTCGGCTATGTTCTTGACGGGCGCAGCCCCGAGTCGCTGCTCGGGACCTACTCGGAGGAGCGCCGCGTGACCGCAAAGAACCTCATCGACTTTGACCGCGAGTGGTCGACGCTCATGGCAAAGAAGCCCGAGGAGTTCGACTCGCCCTCGCAGCTTGAGGAGTTCTATGTGCAGACCGCCGAGTTCCCCGCGGGCTTCATGACGGAGTACACCGACTCGATGCTCACGAGTGGCCTCGAGTACCAGGCGCTCGCCGCGGGCTTCCCGATCGGCAAGCGGTTCAAGTCAGTCATGACGACTCGCGTTGCGGATGCCGTGCCCGTGCACCTCGGCCACCACCACCGTGCTGACGGGCGCTACCGCGTGTACGCGTTCGCCGACCGGTCGGGCGAGCGGCTCGGGCGCTGGGCCGACTGGATGCTTGGGAACGAGGCGTCACCGATCAAGCGGTTCACTCCCGCGGGCGCAGACCTCGACTCGATCTTCGACGTGAAGGCCGTGCTGCAGCAGCCGCACCGCGAAGTTCGCCTCGAGCAGCAGTCGAAGCTCTTCCTGCCTGCATCGGGCCCGCTTGGCATGACCGACTACGAGAAGATCTACGCGGCGAACGCTGACGAAGACATCTTCGAGCTGCGCGACGTCAGTCGCGACGGCGCGGTCGTCGTTGTGAGGCCCGACCAGTATGTCGCCGCGGTGCTCCCGCTCGACGCACCGGAGGCGCTTGGCGAGTTCCTGGCGGGGGCTTTCCTCGACCGCAACTGA